In the Victivallis sp. Marseille-Q1083 genome, one interval contains:
- a CDS encoding IS630 family transposase, with amino-acid sequence METQDARKLDKVALEERRKQAVRLYQSGKCNNCTEIGKIVGAHRNTVGKWISKWKKSGLSALKVKKCGRPVGFGRRLLPHEESKIRKDLVDHCPDQLKLPFALWTRQAVRLHIKISFGIEIPVRTMGEYLKRWGFTPQKPVKKAYQRNEAHVQKWLIEEYPRIKKLAKSEDADIFWGDETGIRNDEAKGRSYAPKGNPPVQAVNPVREKVNMISAITNQGKTHFMFYSETMTAQLLIQFMERLIRQNERKVYLILDNLRVHHSKTLTGFLQENAAFIRLFYLPSYSPDLNPDEYLNRDLKSNLSNKPLGRAKGKITEHAKLHMEMIAEQPERIKKLFHSKTVLYAS; translated from the coding sequence ATGGAAACTCAAGATGCCCGAAAACTCGATAAGGTCGCTCTTGAAGAGCGGCGCAAGCAGGCCGTGAGATTGTATCAAAGCGGCAAATGTAATAATTGTACAGAAATCGGAAAAATCGTCGGAGCGCACCGCAACACGGTGGGCAAGTGGATAAGCAAGTGGAAAAAAAGCGGCTTGTCTGCTTTGAAAGTAAAGAAATGCGGTCGTCCAGTCGGCTTTGGACGCCGTCTGCTTCCGCATGAAGAGAGTAAGATACGGAAAGATTTGGTCGATCATTGTCCGGATCAGTTAAAATTGCCATTTGCGCTCTGGACTCGTCAGGCGGTACGGTTGCACATCAAGATTTCGTTTGGAATCGAAATACCAGTCCGAACCATGGGGGAGTACTTGAAACGCTGGGGATTTACGCCGCAAAAACCAGTTAAGAAAGCTTATCAGCGCAATGAGGCGCACGTTCAAAAATGGCTGATTGAGGAGTATCCCCGAATCAAAAAGCTGGCAAAATCAGAAGATGCGGATATCTTTTGGGGGGATGAAACAGGAATTCGCAATGACGAGGCCAAGGGCCGCAGTTATGCGCCGAAAGGCAACCCCCCGGTGCAAGCAGTCAATCCGGTACGCGAAAAAGTTAATATGATCAGCGCGATTACCAACCAGGGGAAAACTCATTTCATGTTTTACAGCGAAACGATGACAGCTCAACTCCTGATCCAATTCATGGAACGTCTGATTCGTCAAAATGAGCGGAAAGTGTATTTGATTCTGGATAACCTGCGGGTTCACCACAGCAAAACGTTGACTGGTTTTCTGCAGGAAAACGCGGCTTTCATCAGGCTATTTTACTTGCCGAGCTACAGTCCCGACCTGAACCCGGATGAATATCTCAACCGCGACTTGAAATCAAATCTGAGCAACAAGCCCTTGGGGCGCGCCAAAGGAAAAATAACCGAACATGCCAAGCTACATATGGAAATGATAGCTGAACAACCGGAACGAATCAAGAAATTATTCCATTCCAAGACTGTTTTATATGCAAGTTAG
- a CDS encoding helix-turn-helix domain-containing protein: MMCQEIKDFVRKEVRTQLAEKLKKKPREICRECHQRLSQVEKQVKTIASEKSSRNVAEGTAPQKRHYRITGEHLHKIREQFDLTQEEIALLLETTLTTVNRWERGRVLPCSRMQQRIAELRSGGKRSAHRRLKELKKPQQADNGDKDESILQ; encoded by the coding sequence ATGATGTGTCAGGAAATAAAAGACTTTGTTCGGAAAGAGGTGCGGACTCAGCTTGCGGAAAAACTGAAAAAGAAACCCAGGGAAATCTGTCGCGAATGCCACCAGCGGCTTTCGCAAGTGGAAAAACAAGTGAAAACCATTGCCTCCGAGAAATCTTCGCGGAATGTGGCGGAGGGGACCGCTCCTCAGAAACGCCATTACCGAATCACGGGCGAGCATTTGCACAAGATTCGAGAACAGTTTGATTTGACCCAGGAGGAAATCGCGCTCCTGCTGGAAACCACCCTTACCACCGTGAACCGTTGGGAGCGCGGACGAGTGCTCCCGTGTTCGAGAATGCAACAGAGAATAGCGGAACTGCGGTCCGGGGGTAAGAGAAGTGCGCATAGGCGTCTCAAAGAGCTCAAAAAACCACAACAAGCCGACAACGGAGACAAAGATGAATCTATTTTGCAATAA
- a CDS encoding helix-turn-helix transcriptional regulator, producing MPDMKQVFSSEIRRIAHREIKAVLKPVIAQNVELKKRLNAMEREIKEMQKQFPAPELPPVDKQNNDEVSVPAKIPRITKERILALRKKLNLSQGEFAKLLGVASGTICHWEIGKNSPRLELKIRIAEVRDMKPSAIKALMLEKGILCADVAEPNEPEPVAEETTEEETVESEGTFDKTAFFEFRKKNNLSQGKIAALLGVFYSSIRRWETGEGLPREPQKAKIEALLALTPEQLAERLDNLPLPKRPHAEVSGKARK from the coding sequence ATGCCCGACATGAAACAGGTCTTCAGCAGCGAGATCCGCCGAATCGCCCACCGGGAAATCAAAGCGGTCTTGAAACCTGTCATCGCCCAAAATGTTGAGCTGAAAAAGAGGCTTAACGCCATGGAGCGGGAAATCAAGGAAATGCAAAAGCAGTTTCCCGCTCCCGAGCTTCCGCCAGTCGACAAGCAGAATAACGATGAAGTTTCCGTACCTGCCAAAATCCCCCGCATTACCAAAGAACGCATCCTTGCCCTTCGCAAAAAATTGAATCTGTCCCAAGGGGAATTTGCAAAACTGCTCGGCGTCGCCTCGGGAACCATTTGCCATTGGGAAATCGGCAAAAATTCTCCTCGCTTGGAACTGAAAATTCGAATTGCAGAAGTGCGCGATATGAAGCCCTCCGCAATTAAGGCGCTGATGCTCGAAAAAGGTATTCTGTGTGCTGATGTTGCCGAGCCGAACGAACCGGAGCCCGTCGCAGAAGAAACCACCGAGGAAGAAACCGTAGAGTCCGAGGGGACCTTTGATAAAACGGCGTTCTTTGAGTTTCGGAAAAAGAACAATCTCTCACAGGGCAAGATCGCCGCGCTCTTGGGCGTTTTCTACTCTTCGATCAGACGTTGGGAAACGGGCGAAGGGCTGCCTAGAGAGCCACAGAAAGCGAAAATTGAGGCATTGCTGGCTCTGACCCCGGAACAACTGGCGGAACGCCTGGATAATTTGCCGCTCCCCAAGCGTCCGCATGCTGAAGTGTCCGGAAAAGCGAGAAAATAA
- a CDS encoding MerR family transcriptional regulator: MTKKTPFEGLTDSTSKYTVKEVADKLGMTTYTVRYYDNAGLIPDVGRTSGNIHMFSDLNLTWFKLIHCLRATGLSIDEIRRYIRMCLEGDATISERAEIIFKQEKVLREQLKMLKKQMEILAYKKVYYQELLAGHTTDSCNPQRQDVTEPNIAPKR, translated from the coding sequence ATGACGAAAAAGACACCCTTTGAAGGCTTGACTGACAGCACCTCGAAATACACGGTCAAGGAGGTTGCCGACAAACTCGGCATGACGACTTACACCGTTCGTTACTATGATAACGCCGGTCTGATTCCGGACGTGGGCCGGACGAGCGGCAACATCCACATGTTTTCCGATCTAAATCTTACCTGGTTCAAACTCATCCACTGTCTGCGGGCGACCGGACTGTCCATTGACGAAATTCGGCGCTACATCCGCATGTGCCTGGAGGGCGACGCCACGATTTCGGAGCGCGCCGAGATTATTTTCAAACAGGAAAAAGTCTTGCGTGAACAACTGAAGATGCTGAAAAAGCAAATGGAGATTCTGGCCTACAAAAAGGTTTATTATCAGGAACTCCTCGCCGGACATACAACGGACAGCTGCAATCCCCAAAGACAGGACGTCACGGAGCCGAACATCGCCCCGAAGCGATGA
- a CDS encoding alpha/beta hydrolase: protein MKTLAAASLAVLCLLGASISKADTALPKEQKMTPIANDTRVFKINPEIKTNDVRFKNRFGITLAGHLYLPKDFNPARKYPAIAVSGPFGAVKEQSSGLYAQQLAERGYVTLAFDPSFTGESSGEPRYVASPDINTEDFSAAVDYLLLQDYVNPERIGVLGICGWGGLALNAAANDTRIKGTVAITMYDMSRVTANGYFDSMSADDRYELRKKLNAQRLIDAKNGNYELAGGVVDPLPADAPQFVKDYYAYYKTSRGYHARSLNSNGGWNKTSTLAFLNAPLLTYSDEIRSAVLLVHGEKAHSRYFSETAFKKLTGDNKELLIVPGASHVDLYDNFGMIPFDNITDFFKKALN, encoded by the coding sequence ATGAAAACACTCGCTGCAGCAAGCCTTGCAGTGCTTTGCCTGTTGGGGGCAAGCATCTCAAAAGCCGATACCGCTTTACCAAAGGAGCAGAAAATGACACCCATTGCCAATGATACCCGCGTATTCAAGATCAACCCGGAGATCAAAACCAACGATGTCCGTTTCAAGAACCGCTTCGGCATTACGCTTGCCGGACACCTCTATTTGCCGAAGGATTTCAATCCGGCCCGGAAATATCCGGCAATCGCGGTCAGCGGTCCGTTCGGCGCGGTGAAAGAACAGTCCTCCGGCCTCTACGCGCAACAGCTGGCGGAACGAGGCTATGTGACACTTGCCTTCGATCCGTCATTTACCGGTGAAAGCTCCGGGGAACCCCGTTATGTGGCCTCGCCGGATATCAACACGGAAGACTTCTCGGCGGCCGTGGATTACCTGTTGTTGCAGGATTACGTCAACCCGGAACGCATCGGCGTGCTCGGCATCTGCGGTTGGGGCGGTCTGGCTCTGAACGCGGCGGCGAACGACACACGAATCAAGGGAACCGTCGCCATCACCATGTACGACATGAGCCGCGTGACCGCGAACGGCTACTTCGATTCCATGAGCGCCGATGATCGCTATGAGCTCCGCAAAAAACTGAATGCACAGCGGCTGATCGACGCCAAGAACGGCAATTACGAGCTGGCTGGCGGCGTGGTCGATCCGCTTCCGGCCGATGCTCCGCAGTTCGTCAAGGATTATTATGCCTATTACAAGACGTCGCGCGGCTATCACGCCCGTTCGCTCAACTCCAACGGCGGCTGGAACAAAACTTCCACACTGGCCTTTTTGAATGCGCCGTTATTGACCTACAGCGACGAGATCCGCTCTGCCGTGTTGCTCGTTCACGGAGAAAAGGCCCATTCCCGGTATTTCAGCGAGACGGCGTTCAAAAAACTGACGGGCGACAACAAAGAACTGCTCATCGTCCCCGGCGCAAGCCATGTCGATCTCTATGATAATTTCGGTATGATTCCCTTCGACAACATCACCGACTTTTTCAAAAAGGCTTTGAATTGA
- a CDS encoding flavodoxin family protein, with product MNQNVLLISSSPRRGGNSDLLCDQFALGAKEAGNSVEKVFLKDLEINFCTGCGVCNTTHQCVLKDDEEALLAKLVAADVIVIATPVYFYTVSAQLKVMIDRLCPRYTEIADKTFYLIATAAEDGEHTFDGTIAAYRGMLDCLPGSSEGGRILCGGAWQIGEVKNLSAMHEAYAAGKNI from the coding sequence ATGAACCAAAACGTACTTCTGATTTCGTCCAGCCCCCGTCGCGGGGGCAACTCCGATCTTCTCTGCGATCAGTTCGCCCTGGGCGCGAAAGAAGCTGGCAACAGCGTGGAAAAAGTGTTTCTCAAGGACCTGGAGATCAATTTCTGTACCGGGTGTGGCGTATGCAACACCACACACCAATGCGTACTGAAAGATGACGAGGAAGCGCTTCTCGCCAAGCTCGTCGCCGCCGATGTGATTGTAATTGCAACTCCGGTCTATTTTTACACCGTGAGCGCGCAACTGAAAGTTATGATCGACCGTCTCTGTCCGCGCTATACCGAAATCGCGGACAAGACGTTCTATCTCATTGCGACAGCAGCCGAAGACGGGGAGCATACCTTCGACGGCACCATCGCCGCCTATCGTGGCATGCTGGACTGTCTGCCCGGTTCCAGCGAGGGTGGCCGCATTCTCTGCGGCGGAGCTTGGCAGATTGGGGAAGTCAAAAATCTTTCGGCCATGCATGAAGCTTACGCTGCCGGGAAAAATATATGA
- a CDS encoding flavodoxin, with protein MKTKAMVCAMAGLIFSTIGCSAEELNTVKATAEPGKILVAYYSYSGNTRFAAEQIQKATGGELFEIKPVSAYPADYDACVERAKKEINAGTKPELAEKVKDFSQYEVIFVGTPNWWSTMAPPVLSFLSGYDFSGKVIIPFVTHGGGGMARCKKDMQKACPKASFGKGGAFSGRSIKSSEAALTKWVDEVITIRK; from the coding sequence ATGAAAACAAAGGCAATGGTGTGCGCTATGGCTGGACTTATTTTTTCAACAATCGGATGTTCGGCGGAAGAACTGAACACTGTGAAAGCAACAGCGGAACCGGGCAAGATTCTGGTTGCGTATTACTCTTACAGCGGCAATACCCGATTCGCCGCTGAACAGATTCAGAAGGCGACCGGGGGCGAGCTTTTCGAGATCAAACCGGTCTCCGCGTATCCCGCGGATTACGATGCTTGCGTCGAACGGGCGAAGAAAGAAATCAACGCCGGAACCAAGCCGGAGCTGGCGGAGAAAGTCAAAGACTTCAGCCAGTACGAAGTGATTTTCGTCGGAACGCCGAACTGGTGGAGCACGATGGCGCCTCCGGTGTTGAGCTTCCTGTCCGGTTACGACTTCAGCGGCAAAGTCATCATTCCGTTTGTAACCCACGGCGGGGGTGGGATGGCACGTTGCAAAAAAGATATGCAAAAGGCATGTCCGAAAGCGTCGTTCGGCAAAGGTGGTGCGTTCTCCGGGCGAAGCATCAAGAGCTCTGAAGCGGCACTGACAAAGTGGGTCGATGAAGTCATAACCATCAGAAAGTGA
- a CDS encoding carboxymuconolactone decarboxylase family protein: protein MKKIALFGILLAFFGIVNDTEAKDTMNALNTKEQKIAIIAKYTAQGDMANLKNALNVGLDAGLTVNEIKEVLTQLYAYCGFPRSLNALGNFMAVMEEREAKGIKDNAGELPGPMPEGKSIDFGTANQTRLCGAPVTGKLFGFAPAIDEYLKAHLFGDIFGRDNLDWKTREIATIAVLAAMPGTESQLNSHIRIAKHNGVTDAQIAGILALVNNNEFGVPQISPFLVGPENTGYAKYFSGKSYIARLTKDERLKVPVANVTFEPGCRNNWHKHTGGQMLIVVGGIGFYQERGQTARRLVPGDVVEIPPDVEHWHGAAPDSWFSHLAIECNPETNRNTWLEAVSDADYLAAAK from the coding sequence ATGAAGAAAATCGCCCTGTTCGGAATTCTTCTCGCGTTTTTCGGCATCGTCAATGATACGGAGGCAAAAGATACCATGAATGCTTTGAACACTAAAGAGCAAAAGATCGCCATCATTGCCAAATATACGGCTCAGGGCGACATGGCGAACCTGAAAAACGCGCTGAACGTCGGACTCGATGCAGGATTGACCGTCAACGAAATCAAAGAAGTATTGACGCAACTCTATGCTTACTGCGGTTTCCCACGCAGCTTGAATGCTCTCGGCAATTTCATGGCGGTGATGGAGGAACGTGAAGCCAAAGGCATCAAGGACAATGCCGGGGAACTCCCCGGGCCGATGCCGGAAGGCAAAAGCATTGATTTCGGTACCGCTAATCAAACCAGGCTCTGCGGCGCTCCGGTCACGGGAAAGCTCTTCGGCTTTGCCCCGGCAATTGACGAGTACCTCAAGGCACATCTTTTCGGGGATATTTTCGGGCGCGACAATCTCGATTGGAAAACGCGCGAAATCGCCACCATCGCCGTGCTTGCCGCGATGCCCGGCACGGAGAGCCAGTTGAATTCCCATATCAGGATCGCCAAACACAACGGCGTCACCGACGCCCAGATCGCCGGGATTCTCGCGCTCGTCAACAACAATGAGTTCGGCGTCCCGCAGATCAGCCCGTTTCTGGTCGGCCCTGAAAACACTGGCTATGCGAAGTATTTCAGTGGAAAATCCTATATTGCCCGTTTGACCAAGGACGAACGTCTGAAGGTTCCGGTTGCCAATGTCACGTTTGAACCGGGTTGCCGCAATAACTGGCATAAACACACTGGCGGGCAAATGCTGATTGTGGTTGGTGGAATCGGCTTCTACCAGGAACGCGGCCAGACCGCCCGGCGTCTGGTTCCCGGCGATGTGGTGGAGATTCCGCCCGATGTTGAGCACTGGCACGGCGCCGCCCCTGACAGCTGGTTCTCGCACCTGGCTATCGAGTGTAATCCTGAAACCAACCGAAACACCTGGCTTGAAGCCGTGAGCGATGCCGATTATCTCGCCGCTGCAAAATAA
- a CDS encoding alpha/beta hydrolase fold domain-containing protein has protein sequence MRKNIYIALLLAGIAVLSSFAADLTPETVEFLQKRAPGQQAGMTAALREAIAGNSKNLNVIRDAMAKDTPAPENVIVENRTVDTCRMRLYLPEKADRKSVVLYLHGGGWAVGALEGSSRFCGDLAKATGIAVAPLSYRLAPEHPYPAALDDVLAAIVALKKDGFLRIYLAGDSAGGNLAAAAALKLRNAVSGLILYYPVTLARSDDSPSWKAYGSGYGLDAKTMEAFNDTYATRKTVDIPLVSPLLATEFKDFPPTLIVAADHDILFDQGKAFAGKLRTNHIPVDHRVIPGTIHAFMTYPGMEQAYQYGLNLAVAFLRKWEKHPMNSVTPDGIVRLSRVTVDPEQLEEYLAFVTECGTRSMAEEPGVLMMYSMVGKAQPNMVTILEIYADHAAYKSHIKTPHFQKYKQGTLKMVQKLELLDQTPLVPEMKMK, from the coding sequence ATGCGGAAAAATATATATATTGCTTTGCTCTTGGCCGGAATCGCTGTGTTGAGCTCATTCGCGGCGGACCTTACACCGGAAACGGTGGAATTTCTGCAAAAACGCGCTCCCGGACAACAGGCAGGAATGACGGCGGCGCTACGGGAAGCCATTGCCGGAAATTCGAAAAACTTGAACGTCATTCGCGACGCAATGGCGAAAGACACACCCGCCCCGGAGAATGTAATAGTGGAGAATCGGACGGTCGATACCTGCCGGATGCGCTTATATCTGCCGGAAAAAGCCGACAGGAAAAGTGTCGTTCTTTACCTTCATGGAGGAGGCTGGGCGGTCGGTGCGCTGGAGGGAAGTTCGCGTTTCTGCGGAGACTTGGCGAAAGCAACCGGCATCGCCGTCGCACCCTTGAGTTATCGATTGGCTCCGGAACATCCTTATCCCGCCGCATTGGATGACGTTCTTGCCGCAATTGTCGCGCTGAAAAAAGACGGATTTCTCCGAATCTATCTTGCGGGCGACAGCGCCGGGGGAAATCTTGCCGCAGCCGCCGCATTAAAACTGCGGAACGCCGTTTCCGGACTGATCCTTTATTATCCGGTGACGCTTGCTCGAAGCGACGATTCACCGTCCTGGAAGGCTTACGGCTCCGGTTACGGATTGGACGCGAAGACAATGGAAGCGTTCAATGACACCTATGCGACCAGAAAAACAGTGGACATTCCACTGGTTTCGCCGCTTCTTGCGACAGAATTCAAAGATTTCCCGCCGACACTGATCGTCGCGGCGGATCATGACATCCTTTTCGATCAGGGGAAAGCGTTCGCCGGAAAACTTCGGACGAATCACATTCCTGTTGATCATCGGGTGATTCCAGGAACAATTCATGCGTTTATGACCTATCCCGGCATGGAACAAGCCTATCAATACGGCTTGAATTTGGCTGTGGCATTTTTAAGAAAATGGGAGAAACATCCTATGAATTCTGTTACGCCGGACGGTATTGTCCGCTTGTCCAGAGTGACCGTCGATCCGGAACAGTTGGAAGAGTACCTCGCGTTCGTCACGGAATGCGGTACACGTTCCATGGCGGAGGAACCGGGCGTCTTGATGATGTATTCGATGGTCGGCAAGGCACAGCCGAATATGGTCACGATTTTGGAAATCTATGCGGATCACGCCGCATACAAAAGCCATATCAAGACCCCGCATTTTCAGAAATACAAGCAGGGTACATTGAAAATGGTGCAAAAACTGGAATTGCTCGACCAGACACCGCTCGTTCCCGAAATGAAAATGAAATAA
- the htpG gene encoding molecular chaperone HtpG produces the protein MAEKTRKFKTEVQHLLDLMIHSLYSNKDIFLRELVANAADAIDKARFAALTDSTLNREWQIKIEQNKDAKTLTISDNGIGMTADEVVENIGTIAKSGTKAFLKQLEESQTPLNEMPELIGQFGVGFYSAFMVAEEVELISKRAGSNEPAVCWTSKGQENYTLEEATRDDQGTTIILHLKTDAELYLEPWKVTEIVHRYSDFIEYPIILPTVKKNDDNTETIEEKILNSQKAIWLRNASEITDEEHQSFYAHLSHGGKLLKPLHIAAEGTSEFKALLYIPEKLPFNLFMPDLQKKGLQLYVRRVFITDECKDLVPDYLRFIKGVVDSSDLPLNVSREILQENPQIMKIQKAIVAKVLSELKKLQEKEPEKYLLFYQECGKILKEGIHTDFQNQDKIKELAMYESMNSEAGKLISLREYVAAMPSSQQDIYYITAENRTTALASPALEIYRSKGYDVLLMTDPIDEWVMQSMFQYDKKHFKSVAKGELELDADSKKELENMVEAAAETHKSLVEYLAKELENNVKEVRFSGRLTESACCLVADEQGLSAHMERFFKAMNQEIPAGKRILELNPKHPLVEAMQKLYDQDPQSAQLKEYAGLLYDQALLTEGSQIADPGLFAKRIADLMVAGLKN, from the coding sequence ATGGCGGAAAAAACCAGAAAATTCAAGACGGAAGTACAACACCTGCTGGATTTGATGATCCACTCGCTCTATTCCAACAAAGACATCTTTTTGCGGGAACTGGTTGCCAACGCCGCCGACGCCATCGACAAGGCGCGTTTCGCCGCGTTGACCGATTCCACTCTGAACCGCGAATGGCAAATCAAAATCGAACAGAACAAAGATGCCAAGACGCTGACCATCAGCGACAACGGAATCGGCATGACAGCGGATGAAGTCGTCGAAAACATCGGCACTATCGCCAAATCCGGCACCAAAGCCTTTCTGAAACAACTGGAGGAGAGCCAGACGCCGCTGAATGAAATGCCGGAATTGATCGGTCAATTCGGCGTCGGCTTCTATTCGGCTTTCATGGTTGCCGAAGAGGTCGAATTGATTTCCAAACGGGCCGGCAGCAACGAGCCGGCGGTCTGCTGGACCTCCAAGGGGCAGGAAAATTATACGCTCGAAGAAGCGACCCGCGATGATCAGGGGACGACGATCATCCTGCATTTGAAAACGGACGCGGAATTGTATCTGGAACCGTGGAAGGTGACGGAAATCGTCCACCGCTACTCGGATTTTATCGAATACCCGATCATCTTGCCGACCGTCAAGAAAAATGACGACAACACCGAAACGATCGAAGAAAAAATCCTCAATTCGCAGAAAGCAATCTGGCTGCGCAACGCCTCCGAAATTACCGACGAAGAACACCAGAGCTTCTATGCCCATCTGTCGCATGGCGGCAAACTGCTGAAGCCGCTCCATATCGCGGCGGAAGGGACCAGTGAATTCAAAGCGCTGCTGTATATCCCGGAAAAACTGCCGTTCAACTTGTTCATGCCCGATCTGCAGAAAAAAGGCTTGCAATTGTATGTTCGGCGCGTCTTCATCACCGATGAATGCAAGGACCTGGTGCCGGATTATTTGCGTTTTATCAAGGGCGTGGTTGATTCCAGCGATCTGCCGCTGAATGTTTCCCGCGAAATTCTGCAGGAAAATCCGCAGATCATGAAAATTCAGAAGGCAATCGTCGCCAAGGTGCTGAGCGAGTTGAAAAAACTGCAGGAAAAGGAGCCGGAAAAATATCTGCTGTTCTATCAGGAATGCGGAAAGATCCTGAAAGAAGGCATCCACACCGATTTCCAAAACCAGGACAAAATCAAAGAACTGGCGATGTACGAATCGATGAACAGCGAAGCCGGCAAGCTGATTTCCCTGCGGGAATACGTCGCGGCGATGCCGAGCAGCCAGCAGGATATTTATTACATCACGGCTGAAAACCGGACGACCGCCCTCGCCTCGCCGGCGCTGGAAATCTATCGCAGCAAAGGCTACGATGTGCTGTTGATGACCGATCCGATCGACGAATGGGTCATGCAGTCGATGTTCCAATACGACAAAAAGCACTTCAAATCGGTCGCCAAAGGTGAACTGGAGCTGGACGCCGACAGCAAAAAAGAATTGGAAAATATGGTCGAGGCTGCCGCCGAGACGCACAAGAGCTTGGTGGAATACCTGGCGAAAGAGTTGGAAAACAACGTCAAGGAGGTGCGTTTCAGCGGCCGGCTGACGGAAAGCGCCTGTTGTCTGGTTGCGGATGAACAGGGTTTGAGCGCCCATATGGAACGATTCTTCAAAGCGATGAATCAGGAAATTCCGGCCGGCAAACGTATTCTGGAGTTGAATCCGAAACATCCGTTGGTGGAAGCGATGCAGAAACTGTACGATCAGGACCCGCAATCGGCTCAATTGAAGGAATACGCCGGGCTATTGTACGATCAGGCGCTGCTGACCGAAGGCAGCCAGATTGCCGATCCGGGCCTTTTCGCCAAACGGATTGCCGACTTGATGGTGGCCGGTTTAAAAAATTGA